The following are encoded together in the Streptococcus oralis genome:
- the trpD gene encoding anthranilate phosphoribosyltransferase, with protein sequence MKEIIEKLAKFENLSGVEMTDVIERIVTGRVTEAQIASLLLALKMKGETPEERTAIAQVMRGHAQHIPTEIHDAMDNCGTGGDKSFSFNISTTAAFVLAGGGIHMAKHGNRSISSKSGSADVLQALGINLDLKPAELGKVFDKTGIVFLFAKNMHPAMKYIMPARLELGIPTIMNLTGPLIHPMALETQLLGISRPELLESTAQVLKNMGRKRAVVVAGPEGLDEAGLNGTTKIALLENGEITLSSFTPEDLGMERYAIEDIRGGNAQENAEILLSVLQNEPSPFLETTVLNAGLGFYANGKVASIKEGVALARQVITSGKALEKLRLLQEYQK encoded by the coding sequence ATGAAAGAGATTATTGAAAAATTAGCAAAATTTGAAAATTTATCAGGTGTGGAAATGACGGATGTCATCGAGCGTATCGTTACTGGACGTGTAACCGAAGCGCAGATTGCTTCTCTTCTCTTGGCCCTTAAGATGAAGGGGGAAACACCGGAAGAACGCACAGCCATTGCCCAAGTCATGAGAGGGCATGCTCAACACATTCCAACTGAGATTCATGATGCCATGGACAACTGTGGTACTGGTGGAGACAAGTCTTTCAGCTTTAACATTTCCACAACTGCAGCCTTTGTCTTGGCTGGCGGCGGCATTCATATGGCCAAGCACGGTAACCGTTCGATTTCTTCTAAATCGGGTTCGGCAGATGTCCTTCAAGCATTGGGTATCAACCTAGATCTCAAACCAGCTGAACTAGGTAAGGTTTTCGATAAAACTGGAATCGTCTTTCTCTTTGCTAAAAATATGCACCCAGCTATGAAATACATCATGCCCGCTCGTTTGGAGTTGGGAATTCCAACGATTATGAACTTGACTGGTCCACTAATTCATCCAATGGCCTTGGAAACACAGTTGCTTGGCATTAGTCGTCCAGAACTGCTAGAAAGTACAGCTCAGGTATTGAAAAATATGGGTCGCAAACGTGCCGTTGTGGTTGCTGGACCAGAAGGTCTTGATGAAGCTGGCTTGAACGGAACAACCAAGATTGCTCTTCTTGAAAATGGCGAAATCACCTTGTCAAGCTTCACTCCAGAGGATTTGGGGATGGAACGCTACGCTATCGAAGATATCCGTGGAGGGAATGCTCAGGAAAATGCAGAGATTTTGCTTAGTGTTCTTCAAAACGAACCAAGTCCATTCTTGGAAACGACAGTTTTAAATGCTGGCCTTGGTTTCTATGCTAATGGTAAGGTAGCTAGTATCAAGGAAGGAGTTGCCTTGGCTCGTCAAGTGATTACTAGTGGCAAGGCCCTTGAAAAACTCAGACTGTTACAGGAGTACCAAAAATGA
- the trpC gene encoding indole-3-glycerol phosphate synthase TrpC: MSQEFLARILEQKAREVEQMELEEVQPLRQTYRLAEFLKNHQDRLQVIAEVKKASPSLGDINLDVDIVQQAQTYEANGAVMISVLTDEVFFKGHLDYLREISSQVNIPTLNKDFIIDEKQIIRARNAGATVILLIVAALSEERLKELYDYATELGLEVLVETHNLAELEVAHRLGAQFIGVNNRNLTTFEVDLQTSVDLAQYFKEGRYYISESAIFTGQDAERVAESFNGILVGTALMQAEDVPQRIKELQIDKG, translated from the coding sequence ATGAGTCAGGAATTTTTAGCACGAATTTTGGAGCAGAAGGCGCGTGAAGTCGAGCAGATGGAGCTGGAGGAAGTCCAGCCCTTGCGCCAGACTTATCGCTTGGCAGAATTTTTGAAGAATCACCAGGATCGTTTACAGGTAATCGCTGAGGTCAAGAAGGCTAGCCCTAGTTTGGGAGATATCAATCTCGATGTGGATATTGTGCAACAGGCCCAGACTTATGAAGCGAACGGCGCAGTGATGATTTCGGTTTTGACAGATGAGGTTTTCTTTAAAGGGCATTTGGATTATCTGCGGGAGATTTCTAGTCAGGTAAACATTCCAACGCTCAACAAGGACTTTATCATCGATGAAAAGCAAATCATCCGTGCTCGCAATGCCGGCGCGACAGTTATCTTGCTCATCGTAGCTGCCTTGTCAGAAGAACGCCTCAAGGAACTGTATGACTACGCGACAGAGCTTGGTCTGGAAGTCTTGGTGGAGACTCACAATCTAGCTGAACTAGAGGTGGCCCACAGACTGGGTGCTCAGTTTATTGGGGTTAACAACCGCAACTTGACTACCTTTGAAGTTGACTTGCAGACTAGTGTAGACTTGGCCCAGTACTTTAAGGAAGGTCGCTATTATATTTCTGAATCGGCTATTTTCACAGGGCAGGATGCAGAACGAGTAGCAGAATCCTTTAACGGAATTTTGGTGGGAACAGCTCTCATGCAGGCAGAGGATGTGCCCCAGAGAATTAAGGAGTTGCAGATTGACAAAGGTTAA